From a region of the Geothrix sp. 21YS21S-2 genome:
- a CDS encoding mechanosensitive ion channel family protein, which translates to MFRDLRTAVSSTRRIAAFGLLLLALGLGAYVLGTQHAHPRFIQAAGSLFWIVGAYLGIRIFTYILLDPLLSNRETAVPGFARDLVVFALYVGAAVLLLHKAGGVNLGAILGTGAIAAAVVGLSLQETLGNLFAGISLHLDEAFRPGDWIEVTGNLRNASGQETFIGQVETMTWRSVQIVTENGDTTVFPNRVLAQAVVTNLYAPSGLHRRTLKVTVEPHGPMVDTVAALEQALGGIPHYPHRKPEVVTHSFDMGGVVLELRWWALGWRHGRAANFLAVRLAQTILNRRGVPLLGPHGATTPRSVPIVLPEGAVPEILDRIGLPGEWAGELRESMILRRAAPGEGVIRAGDLGESLFMVMQGSLQVVRVDERTDPYTGLYWDVLAELRPGDWFGEGSLLTGAVRSATVVATSPCELVELPKAAFEKCVQRNPQVVERLVDLMESRSRRMNEAPKADSRREEWLAQIKNWFRL; encoded by the coding sequence ATGTTCCGAGACCTCCGCACGGCCGTGAGTTCCACCCGCAGGATCGCGGCCTTCGGCCTGCTGCTCCTGGCCCTGGGCCTGGGCGCCTACGTGCTGGGCACCCAGCACGCGCATCCCCGGTTCATCCAGGCGGCGGGGAGCCTCTTCTGGATCGTGGGCGCCTACCTGGGGATCCGCATCTTCACCTACATCCTGCTGGACCCCCTGCTTAGCAACCGGGAGACCGCGGTGCCCGGGTTCGCCCGGGACCTGGTGGTCTTCGCGCTGTACGTGGGGGCGGCGGTGCTCCTGCTGCACAAGGCCGGCGGCGTGAACCTGGGGGCCATCCTGGGCACCGGCGCCATCGCGGCGGCCGTCGTGGGCCTCTCGCTCCAGGAGACCCTGGGCAACCTCTTCGCGGGCATCTCCCTCCACCTGGACGAGGCCTTCCGGCCCGGGGACTGGATCGAAGTCACCGGCAACCTGCGCAACGCCTCGGGGCAGGAGACGTTCATCGGCCAGGTGGAGACCATGACCTGGCGGTCCGTGCAGATCGTCACGGAGAACGGCGACACCACCGTGTTTCCCAACCGCGTCCTGGCCCAGGCCGTGGTCACGAACCTCTACGCCCCCTCCGGTCTCCACCGCCGCACCCTGAAGGTGACCGTGGAGCCCCACGGCCCCATGGTCGACACCGTGGCCGCCCTGGAACAGGCCCTGGGCGGCATTCCCCACTACCCCCACCGCAAGCCCGAGGTGGTCACCCACAGCTTCGACATGGGCGGCGTGGTGCTGGAGCTGCGCTGGTGGGCCCTGGGCTGGCGCCACGGGCGGGCCGCCAACTTCCTGGCCGTGCGCCTGGCCCAGACCATCCTGAACCGCCGGGGCGTGCCCCTCCTCGGGCCGCACGGGGCCACCACCCCCCGCTCCGTCCCCATCGTCCTTCCGGAGGGGGCCGTCCCCGAGATCCTGGACCGGATCGGACTGCCCGGGGAATGGGCCGGCGAACTCCGGGAAAGCATGATCCTGCGCCGGGCCGCCCCCGGCGAGGGCGTCATCCGGGCAGGGGACCTGGGCGAATCGCTCTTCATGGTCATGCAGGGTTCGCTCCAGGTGGTGCGCGTGGACGAACGCACCGACCCCTACACGGGCCTCTACTGGGACGTGCTGGCCGAGCTGAGGCCCGGCGACTGGTTCGGGGAAGGCTCCCTGCTCACCGGCGCCGTGCGCAGCGCCACGGTGGTGGCCACGTCCCCCTGCGAACTGGTGGAGCTGCCCAAGGCCGCCTTCGAGAAGTGCGTCCAGCGCAATCCCCAGGTGGTGGAACGGCTGGTGGATCTCATGGAGTCCAGGTCCAGGCGCATGAACGAGGCCCCCAAGGCCGATTCCAGGCGCGAGGAGTGGCTCGCCCAGATCAAGAACTGGTTCCGTCTGTGA
- a CDS encoding DedA family protein codes for MLHKILAPIIVWMTAMMAAMGPMGVSLLMGIESACIPLPSEVIMPFAGFLAFKGQMTFLGLGAGSPMTQVWIAGVFGALGCNLGSIPAYELGAWGGRKAVERYGKYIFLNLDHLDQAHRFFEKFGRWAILIGRMLPVIRTFIALPAGIARMDRRTFHLYTFAGSLPWCLGLAWVGFKLGEKWDTLGVWFHRFDLVIGAVILAGIVWFLWSHLRKR; via the coding sequence TTGCTTCATAAAATCCTTGCACCGATCATCGTCTGGATGACCGCCATGATGGCGGCCATGGGCCCCATGGGGGTCTCCCTGCTCATGGGCATCGAGAGCGCCTGCATCCCCCTCCCCAGTGAAGTGATCATGCCCTTCGCCGGGTTCCTGGCCTTCAAGGGGCAGATGACCTTCCTGGGCCTGGGGGCGGGCAGCCCGATGACCCAGGTCTGGATCGCGGGCGTCTTCGGCGCCCTGGGCTGCAACCTGGGCTCCATCCCCGCCTACGAACTGGGGGCCTGGGGCGGACGCAAGGCGGTGGAACGGTACGGGAAGTACATCTTCCTCAACCTCGACCACCTGGACCAGGCCCACCGGTTCTTCGAGAAGTTCGGCCGCTGGGCCATCCTCATCGGGCGCATGCTCCCGGTGATCCGCACCTTCATCGCCCTGCCCGCCGGCATCGCCAGGATGGACCGCAGGACGTTCCACCTCTACACCTTCGCCGGCAGCCTCCCCTGGTGCCTGGGCCTGGCCTGGGTGGGCTTCAAGCTGGGGGAGAAGTGGGACACCCTGGGCGTCTGGTTCCACCGGTTCGACCTGGTCATCGGGGCCGTGATCCTCGCGGGGATCGTGTGGTTCCTTTGGAGTCACCTCCGGAAGCGTTAA
- the smpB gene encoding SsrA-binding protein SmpB, whose product MTEDLVRNRKALHAFHIVDTWEAGVALLGTEVKSLRGGHGQLQDAFVDITGGELWLKQANISPYEFGTYANHDPLRPRKLLLNRAEIDKIVSRATRKGYTVIPLAIYLTPRGKIKVRIALAEGKTLGDKREALKEREQKREMDRVRKGDRE is encoded by the coding sequence ATGACTGAAGACCTGGTCCGCAACCGGAAGGCCCTGCACGCTTTCCACATCGTCGACACCTGGGAGGCCGGCGTGGCCCTCCTGGGAACGGAAGTGAAATCGCTGCGCGGCGGCCACGGCCAGCTGCAGGACGCCTTCGTGGACATCACCGGGGGCGAGCTCTGGCTGAAGCAGGCCAACATAAGCCCTTATGAATTCGGGACCTACGCCAACCACGACCCCCTGCGGCCCCGCAAGCTGCTGCTGAACCGCGCCGAGATCGACAAGATCGTCTCCAGGGCCACCCGCAAGGGCTACACCGTGATCCCGCTGGCCATCTACCTCACGCCCAGGGGCAAGATCAAGGTCCGCATCGCCCTGGCCGAAGGCAAGACCCTGGGCGACAAGCGCGAGGCCCTGAAGGAGCGGGAGCAGAAGCGGGAAATGGACCGGGTGCGGAAAGGGGACAGGGAATGA
- a CDS encoding putative signal transducing protein, translating into MKDVHEALNLREANMVATYLEDQGILADVRGGAYQAVVGELSNIRGTLPRVWVLEDGDAERAARLVATFVASLRATPEGEPWVCACGETLEPQFQSCWKCQAPKPV; encoded by the coding sequence ATGAAGGACGTTCATGAAGCGTTGAATCTCAGGGAGGCCAACATGGTGGCCACCTACCTGGAGGACCAGGGCATCCTCGCCGATGTGCGCGGGGGCGCCTACCAGGCCGTGGTGGGCGAGCTCAGCAACATCCGCGGCACGCTGCCCAGGGTCTGGGTCCTGGAGGACGGCGACGCGGAACGTGCGGCCCGGCTGGTGGCCACCTTCGTGGCCTCCCTGCGCGCCACGCCCGAAGGCGAACCGTGGGTCTGCGCCTGCGGGGAGACGCTCGAACCCCAGTTCCAGTCCTGCTGGAAATGCCAGGCACCCAAGCCGGTCTAG